The following is a genomic window from Verrucomicrobiota bacterium.
TTCGCTGCTGAGGTTGAGCTGGCCGCTCAGGGCCACCCAGGAGCAGATGAGTTGCGCCTGCGCCAGCGGGACGCTCGGGCGGATGTACACGGGGTCGGGATCGTTGTACCAGATGCGCCCGTGCAGGAAGTATTGGCGGGAGCCGTAGATGGGCCCGCGCAGGAGGCCTTTCCAGTTCGAGCCGTTGTCCGGCCCCACGCGCATGGCGTCCACCAGGCCAAACGCGCCGGCATAGGAGCGCATGTTTTGCGGGGCGCAACAGCCGAGGATGAAGATCTTGGGGCCAGCCGTCTCGCGCACGAGGCGCAGGCCATCGCGAAAGGCTTCGATGTGGGTTTTGTCGGGATTGGAAAGGATGCCTTCGCCGAAATGGTCGTCTTTGTAAAGGTCGTTGACGTACATCAGGCGGGAGCCGGTACCGGTCCAGAGGCCGTCCATCTTGAAGTATTGGTAACCCCATTCGTGCGCGATGCGTTGGACGAGGCCGCGCAGGTGTTCGCGCGCGCCCGGGTGGGTCATGTCCATGCAGGTGCCGCCCCAGCGGGTTTCAAAGGGCCGACCCTGCGCGTCCTTGACGAACCAATCCTGGTGCTCCTTGAAGAACGGATCGTAATACGTGCCCGCGAACGGCATGAACCAGATGCCCGGCACAAGCCCGAGGGATTTGATCTGATCCGCCGAGGCCTTCATGCCGTCCGGGTAAGGCCCCTTGGGATCGCTGATGGTGAAGTTGCGGCGCGGGCCGTTGGAGGAGATGCCCGCCTGCCACTTGTCGTCAATCTGCACGACGGAGAAGCCGAACGGCGCGAGGTTGGTGGCGGCGAAGGCGGAAAGCTCGGCAAGATGCGGGGCATCCGAAGCGCCGCCGTGCGGGCTGCTGTACCACGTGCAGTAACCGCTGGGTTGCGGCGGGAGCTGGATGCGGTACACACGCGCGACGGCGTCCGCCCAGGCCTCCAGGCCGAGGGTCGTCTCGGTAAACCAACCCACCGCGAACGTCTCGGTCTCGGCGCTCTGGCCCGGCTTGATTTGCAGGCGGCCATATTCGCCGCGCGCCTCCAGGCGCAGGGCATCGTTGGTGGCGCTGGCCAGAATCACCCCGCTGGCGCGGTCATGCGTGAGCCAACCCGTGACCAAGCCCTCGCGCGATTTCGGATTCGCCACGGCCATCCAGGCGTAACTGCCGGGATTCTTCTCCGGCGCAAGCAACCCGCCCGTGCCCAGCGTGATCTGGGGTGCATCCGGCGCGGATTTCACGACGTTGAAGGACAACAACGGAATGGCATTGGTGACCCGCAGCGCGGCATCCGGGTTACGCAGTACACCCCGGAACAACGCGAACGGCAGCTTGGGGAAGACCATGATTTTCCCGGCGTCGGATTCAATGGCCGACCCGGCGCCAAACGTGGGATCCTTAACTGCGGTGACTTGCACCTTCCCCTGCCCGGACACCCAAAGGCCATCGCGCAGCACCACGCGGCCACTGACCTTTTCCCTGAGTTCAAAGGCACCAGTCGCGGGAGCAACCATGACCTTCAGAGAATCATTTTCAATAGTAAACGGCGCATCCGCAGCCTGCCCGGTCCAGACAGTGAGCGCGCCAACAACCCAAGCGATGTAATTCAATTTCATACGGAGAACAATGGGGAAAGTTTACCGGCTTGCGACGCCTTGGCAAGCTTTCTGGGGAGCAGGAGGGCAAAATATCTGATTTTTGAAGTAGTCATCAGGGTGTTTGGTTGGCAGGCACATAGAACGGGATGCAAGGTGGGACTTTGTCGAAACGAAGCCTCGTCGGTGAAAACGATTTTCGCGCCT
Proteins encoded in this region:
- a CDS encoding NPCBM/NEW2 domain-containing protein, producing MKLNYIAWVVGALTVWTGQAADAPFTIENDSLKVMVAPATGAFELREKVSGRVVLRDGLWVSGQGKVQVTAVKDPTFGAGSAIESDAGKIMVFPKLPFALFRGVLRNPDAALRVTNAIPLLSFNVVKSAPDAPQITLGTGGLLAPEKNPGSYAWMAVANPKSREGLVTGWLTHDRASGVILASATNDALRLEARGEYGRLQIKPGQSAETETFAVGWFTETTLGLEAWADAVARVYRIQLPPQPSGYCTWYSSPHGGASDAPHLAELSAFAATNLAPFGFSVVQIDDKWQAGISSNGPRRNFTISDPKGPYPDGMKASADQIKSLGLVPGIWFMPFAGTYYDPFFKEHQDWFVKDAQGRPFETRWGGTCMDMTHPGAREHLRGLVQRIAHEWGYQYFKMDGLWTGTGSRLMYVNDLYKDDHFGEGILSNPDKTHIEAFRDGLRLVRETAGPKIFILGCCAPQNMRSYAGAFGLVDAMRVGPDNGSNWKGLLRGPIYGSRQYFLHGRIWYNDPDPVYIRPSVPLAQAQLICSWVALSGQLNLSSEWLPAMPAERLDLLHRTMPPHGRPARPLDLLENDPPRIWLLRDDTANPPRLILGLFNWDADQPLHLEIPLERLGLRGETIAGFDFWANRFVAPATGRLLCDVPPASCRILALRPLTGRPQLLSTARHITQGIVDVAEETWQTDTLAGRSRVVAGDPGELRVLVPVGDRSWQAVSAEAGPARQPLPVRQRGPEVRVTLPAGPAGELAWRIQFRPGPVQTPPPTLPTGLKATVGFQSVHLIWDKDDNLDYQIQRTPGATSQVASAEFTDASPQPGAAYEYRVLGRNAAGQPSAPAVVRVEIPQRPTLPPVPPLPAVPLAKLKPLSATTGWGKVTPNRSCAGKPLTIGGKTYAEGIGVHAQSTLVYAIPAGMKHFVAVAGLDDDKKTDPRPSVRFKIYGDVKEMGEPPVLLAESPLLKWDAEHYWHFNVELSDRHKEIRLLVEDGGDGIAADHADWANAGFGK